DNA sequence from the Osmia lignaria lignaria isolate PbOS001 chromosome 2, iyOsmLign1, whole genome shotgun sequence genome:
GTACAGATATGCAATATATTTGTTCGatcgtataattttatttcgaaacaTCGAGTTCCCTGACGTCTAAGTGTCTGCAATGCTGATACCAATGACAAAATGATCGTTAAGTTATTATTATCGACGATTTGTTaagcattattaataattaggGCCAAGCTGCATCAGCGTTTCTTTTCTCCAAGTCTTGTGTTTTCTCACGGTGAGTCTTCTCATCGATCCATATCAATCGGTGATCGATACTTTTTAACAAAACGAATTGCGGATCTAACTGGGCGCATACATTGACAACATCCATTGAtctaaaaatgttttttttttttttcttggcaGTTGGGAGTAGGAAAGGGAAGTAGGAAGATATGAAGAACGCGAGCCCTcaatttattcttctttttctttttttctttctttcttggtTCGCTTCTTTCCATTCGCACATTCAATCAAGTAATTCGTTCTTCTCACAAAGAACACACTTTCTTATTTATTCTTTACGATCTTATTCTTCTGATATGTTCGCGCCCACACACATGCATACACGACATTCATACTTATTTTTCTTGTCCTTTGGCACAAAGTTATCCGGCACTCTGTTTAGCGGTGACTAGCAACGGGTACCTTCTTCACCGTGGCCAAAACAATACCGGTATGAAGAGAAACATCGACAAACAGTGCGATAATTTCTTGTTACATCCAAACGATCCTCTCACATTGTTACTTGCACCTGAACTTTGTGCAGCCTCGGCTAAACCTGAACAGTAAAAACAacttgtatcatttcctttctATTCCGACTGTAATTAGCAGAATAACTATCTTGACCACCTTAATTATTTCCAATAAAAATTGCATGGTTTCAAAGGATTTGCAAAGTAATCACTTTAGGATTAttttttcgttaattaattatgaaaaattaatgactCACCACCGATAATGGATACGTGATCTTTTCCACGCGATGATCTGTCAGagctaattttaatttctgaaacgaaacgatatatattatttatcttagaattttcctttcctccatttatttttaaaatgtaaaatgctTACCGTATAGTCTCAAAGTGCCATCAGCTTTACCAAGACTGTTCGTCGAGACGCATTTATAACTCCCCACGTCCTGTTCCGTGAATCCTTTGATTAACAGCCACATCAAAACTTTATACCCGGATCGTTCTTCCCGTACGTTGTACTTGAGTCTGTATTATTCAATAAGATTTGTTAATCATCGGCAAATATTCATAATATTCGAATGGAAGAAAAAGACATAACCTTACCCCTCGAGCAACATTTCATCTTCCGCTCCTCGTCGATTTTTTACCCAATAATTAATTGTATTCGGAAATGCCTCCACGTAACATTCCAGCTGCACATCCGTTCCCAAGGGTGCTCCCAATAACTGATTAGGCGCTTTGACCACGGGTGCAACTATTCGAGTAATTGCACATTAATTAGTATGAAATAGAatcgaaaagaaattaaaattgatatctAATTTTCTCAAAAGATCTGCTTCGaacatgaaattttcatatgtAATCTATAATAATGAATCATTAGTATTATGTATATTTGCTCTAATGTTATAGCtgattattttaagaaaaaatcaattaatacgtttaaaatagatataatgtattctgTGTTAATACCCTATTATCAGCATTCGAATAACAATACGAAATTGTAAAATCTATATCACattattaactaattaattCTCGGCCGGTATCTATTGTTTTCGAACAATTAATACCGATCTCATTTATGCAAATCCTTCGGTATTAACCTATATTATTCCGTACTCAAACAAATGTTTATCACAACGATATATGAAATTCATCAATTATTACGATACTAAAACTAGAGCGTTTGAAGTAACAATGCCGGTCGAAAATGTTTGCAATCTGTATCTTCGTTTGTGAAACATAAGCAATTAAAAATTGGGTGATCAGAATGATCCGTCTCGTGACTACGGAACTTGTTGTTACGTCAGCGACGGTAGGGTTGTCTTTTGTCAGTGGCGAAAGCCTTTCTACCGGATACAATCAGGGGATTAGGAGGAAAACGAGCTTACAATTCACAGCGAGTGTCACTCGCTTGCTAACGGCAGGCGGCACGTCGTTGCTGGCGATGCACAGATACGCTCCCATTTGTCGCCTCTCAACACGATGGAATTGCAGCAGAGAACCATTGTAGCTTTCGTGCCTTTCGAACGTGCTACCACCTGAGTacaaagaaaaacatttttctCTCTGCATCgcataattttataaatgaatttatcTTAAATAATGAGTCCAGAATCGAGGGAATcgtaaaaaaaacaaaacaaaaaggattatagaaataatatagGAAATCGGCAACAGTAAGTCGCGATGTCAGATATGAAAGATTACAAACGGAAAGTCGCGAAATGGAAGGAACATTATTTCTCGGTATAAGATGTTACAAGTTGCCAGAGTGAAACTCCGATCTAAACGATTCCCAGATAGAACTTTTAACCGGGTCGAAACCGCAGACTAATGCATCCGAGCGAAGAAACTATCTTGAAAGTCGAGTAGGAAAACGGAAGCGTGTTGCACGGTAGAGAAGGGTAGACGGTTTAAAGAGAGGTAGAAAATCGAAACACACAGCGCCGTAAGGCGAAAGAAGAGACGAGAAGATATATGCTTAATTCACTACTTAGGTAGCTAACGAGTTCCTTAAGTGAGCGAACGCTAACGAGTTTGCAAAGCTCGTAAGAAAAGCATCATTGTCAGATAGAGGAGCGACACGAGTTGTAGGCGAACGGTGGTTTTATGTATCTACAACGAAAGTAACAACACAAACgaacaaatttcattttccttcttttcttatttctatttCAATCGAGAGAATAATTTGTCAGATAGAGGAGCGATACGAGTTGTAGGCGAACGATGGTTTTATGTATCTACAACGAAAGTAACAACACAAAcgaacaaatttcatttttcttcttttcttatttctatttCAATCGAGAGAATAATTTTTGCAACAAATTTCTATCGTTTACTGGCAATTTCTTTGTCTTCCTAAAACAAagtggaaattattttattaattcaaagaGATTGTCTTTTTATTCGAGCGATGAATAGAGCGCTAGTTAAATTCTCGCTAACTATCACGTAATAAAGAAGAGCGTCTACAGTGAAAAAGACAAATACGATGGAGTTTCGAAGCGTTCAGCCGCATTTAAAGAGAGGTGGGAGACAGTGCAACTACATCGACCAAAGTTTTGCCAACTCGAGCCTCCTACACGAGAAACTACCACGTGCTTTCACCCTTTCAACTTGTGCACGTGTATGTGTGCAAACGATCTTACACGTAAACGCACACCATTGTCTGAGCTTACAAGTGTGCGAGCCTTGGTGGTTCGTTTTACGATCTCTACACCGTATGTACTTACACGATTCCTAAGTTCCACTAGGAACGCGTGTGCACCGTACAAGACACTATGAACGGGATTATCATCCCTCTGTTTCTTTACACGCACACCCGATGTTCCTGTCTTCGAGTTCAAGAAGTGAAACTTGTTTCAACGAGCTGCCTCGTTATATCTACTCGACTATCTTCTTACGTTCAATCTGTGtgttcgcgttgaaaatttcccGGCATTTCACTTTGCGATATTACCAACGAACCGAGCAAAGCCATCCTTATTATCCGTGTCGTACAAAAAGGACAGATGGAACggtatttttacaaattttccgcATTTCTACAGAAAGATATTATGAAATTATCATCGTAGGAATATTAATTCTAAGattcaagtttcttttttaaataattcgttAAATAAATTATCGAAGAATTTGTCAGTAACTTGACTTAAGGTGGCATAAATGGTTTAGTTTCGAACGGAAAATTTATACAAAGTTACGGCAGTAAATCAGGTATACATTAGTATGTATATAATCGTGGTCTTACGTGCACCTTCATACATATAATCATATTATTCGAGTAAGTCCTCCTTTTCGTACGAGGGAGGACTTCGACGTAACTAGGTTATTAGTGCCACCTAATTACCCTATTAATATCGAACTAATGTACAGTCACATGGCGGTGAATAGCGAATATCCTTTGGTACTTACGGGACCGAACCGTCTGCTAGTTAAACTTCGAGCTACGTGAATACTATCATGAAGTAATTAACACAGTACCGTACAAATAATGCATGCAAATTAATCACTTATGCACTTAAATCCTATGCATCTCCTGAACCAGCGACGGGagttattgtaaaaataaaaaggaaaaatgatattaaatgttcttTTACACGGTTTCGATATTAATAGGACAAAGTATACCGCAAACAAACGATTCGATATGACAAAGCATGCTttcaaaggaagaaaaaaaagaaccaagTTCGACGAaacataatttatattttactatTGATATTAGCGGCATAAAGCAGAATAACGATTGCCGGTTATAAGCAATGTAATAAAGCTCAGTCTTTATCGCGAATAAAGTAGAAGAAGGAACAACAGAAAGGCGAACAAAGGAAGTAATGGGTAGCAAACGAAATTAAACCTTCGTCGTTTctctgctctttttttttttttttctttctttctacggAAAGAAGTCTGTCCGCGAAGGTATCCATGAGTTTTATAGTGTCATTATGTACCGGCAGAAGAGGCCCTTATGAGAATGGGTTCTCCGTCTTCCCTTCGCCAGGACACTCTTGGGGTTGGTCTTCCGGTTGCGCTACAGCTTAGAGTTGCATTGTCCCCTTCCGAAACTGCCAAGTCCGCGCTAGTATCACCTCCATAAACGATATCCGGTGGTACTGTTTcacagaaatgaaaaataattattgcctCGATAATTGACCGTGTGATAATTAATCGTGTATTTAATCATCCTTTcagaatttctatttttcattcattattcagtgTTTCGAAATTCAGACAAAATGTGATCCTTCGTTAGGGGAAGAAGTGTTAATTCTGTCAGGCAAGAATTAAGTAAAAGTTTATAGTTGGCAAAGGACGTAAAGTTTTTAAAAGAACCTTCTATAAGCGGTGCTTTGACAAGGGAAACTCTACGGAACAGGTGGCTTTTAATGTTTGGTTAGTATAATTAGAGTCGATTTAGGATCGTGGTAAAAAGTTAGAAACCTAGGAagaaattacaaatgtttttaaAACGGTAAGAAGATAATTATTATCTTTCCTAAGTACACTCTTCGTATTTAATCTTCGTAAAGAAATTCATGACTTACGAAAGTTTACTAGAAGACTTTTTCTTATATCTAGTCAGCAATTATGTGAAAAAAATgatatcgaaaatattttctcgAACGAGAAAAGTTGCGTTAACAAAGTTCGACGAGTTTTCCGCGAAGTAACGATTGGTAATAAGGTGAAAAAGTTTTTTCGTTGCTTTAAAGTATCGAAGGttcgcgaaaaaaaaagaagaaagatatACGTAgcaaagaataatttaatgaaTAACCACGATATAACTTCCGGACAAAAGTTTCTTTCGTACTTTACACGTTATCTCGGTCACGGAAGTTTTAATGTCGTAGCAATTTAAATTACGCTCGCGTTTGAACAGAAAGATTAAACGTCCGATTACTATATGACTATATTAACCCTCTGTCACTTCGGGGAACTAACATTCATTACAGTCTACGACTAACTACGATATATTTCATCGGCGACACCGTGCACATATACAATTTCTATCGATTTAAACTCTACGCTATTGTATTGCGTGAGAAATTATGGAAACGGCTTGCACCCTCGTCGATAACCCTTCATCAAATTAACATTGTTGATTTAGTCGATTACATCGGTCGAATTTATTGAAAGCAATCCCGATATCGTGTTTctagaaattttctaaattaacaaaatttaactCTTTGATACTtgtgagaaaaagaaatgaaatttcttaccAAGAATATCCAGACATCCTAGTTCAGATATCATCGGGCTGGTGTTAATTTGACACATGTAACAATCTCTATCCGATTCCTTTAACTGACGAATGTGTAGCCGCCACGTGCCGTTGACGACTTCCTCCGTGGGCTGGCTACTTCCTGTCACACCGAAGGCGTTTGCGGATGCCACGCCGGACCCGGAACTTCCGCCGGTTTCGTACGAGACCGCGATACGTGCATTGTGCGTTACCGTTCTCGTGTGAACCGACAGAATCGTGTGGTCCGAAGCACGTAGCCATCCAACCTGTAAGGACCCATTGTCATTTTCCTATTTCTATTCTAACGCGTGATCGTAAATGTCTAATCATATCTAATCAATTTATAGAAGCTGAAAAATTCTTAT
Encoded proteins:
- the LOC117606877 gene encoding lachesin produces the protein MQVHAVVPSRTISMIVLLTSFFMFIGIDGMGHVSGHNDRSTFHQDTSTSSGPVVVAPVGNQTAAIGREVVFSCSVRNIGKYKVGWLRASDHTILSVHTRTVTHNARIAVSYETGGSSGSGVASANAFGVTGSSQPTEEVVNGTWRLHIRQLKESDRDCYMCQINTSPMISELGCLDILVPPDIVYGGDTSADLAVSEGDNATLSCSATGRPTPRVSWRREDGEPILIRASSAGGSTFERHESYNGSLLQFHRVERRQMGAYLCIASNDVPPAVSKRVTLAVNFAPVVKAPNQLLGAPLGTDVQLECYVEAFPNTINYWVKNRRGAEDEMLLEGLKYNVREERSGYKVLMWLLIKGFTEQDVGSYKCVSTNSLGKADGTLRLYEIKISSDRSSRGKDHVSIIGGLAEAAQSSGASNNVRGSFGCNKKLSHCLSMFLFIPVLFWPR